One window of the Pieris brassicae chromosome Z, ilPieBrab1.1, whole genome shotgun sequence genome contains the following:
- the LOC123718501 gene encoding uncharacterized protein LOC123718501 isoform X2 yields the protein MSSGRGRGYTGRHHLRETKPGEDPEDMNAARTLAELTPRSTEVKPDDEVDTSGDEEALQAMLKVDEQFASLLVLLEQFTPGEDGIQFNRKLRHFETSVTELCPDEARLQQAFATFRAAALQSSVTSRKLATVGAAFTRQQRQGMLRASLLNIMQATFTKLEVLERANPLYLINAANLMGDYFAEARLCNGKKVHILAGPLVQYMRSLLASDDIRAHRSLATQLMQNGRELLSILSQELDDLSISIRLRLLTPPPISIIWLLLSSDLCLNKFLPLPNTLQQFYASHLDLTSDENFSEVSYGSWKKENINLSIEDDTKPKLRPILGAGAGLLRQEHPDPSGEVDWKPSLTKRYDLNSWRQEEKEPTFNPNVPPPNYQEFPVYPENYYLQQGDGAYIQNMSVNVQTEKVNNEVQKSVDNYDPKFNEKRFEETNFNDKRHDDMRYEETNFNDKRSDDTKFNDKRGDDKKFDERSKNGSRQRLNRRNSGEMETRRHVSDVPRSHKYWDHDDRCDKDYNS from the exons AGGTGAAGCCTGATGATGAAGTGGACACCTCTGGTGATGAAGAGGCTCTACAGGCGATGCTGAAAGTCGATGAGCAGTTTGCATCTTTATTAGTACTG ctAGAACAATTCACGCCAGGTGAAGACGGCATACAGTTTAACAGGAAATTGAGACATTTCGAGACTTCCGTCACGGAGTTGTGTCCGGACGAGGCGAGGTTACA GCAAGCATTCGCGACATTTCGCGCTGCGGCCTTACAAAGTTCAGTGACAAGTAGGAAGTTGGCCACTGTAGGGGCTGCCTTCACAAGACAACAAAGGCAGGGGATGCTAAGGGCATCCTTGCTGAATATTATGCAGGCGACATTTACAA AATTGGAAGTGCTGGAACGTGCGAATCCATTATACTTGATCAACGCTGCGAATCTGATGGGAGATTATTTTGCGG agGCTCGTCTATGCAATGGGAAAAAAGTTCACATCTTAGCTGGTCCGTTGGTTCAATATATGCGGTCTCTACTCGCTTCAGATGACATAAGAGCACATCGGAGTCTTGCTACACAG CTCATGCAAAATGGCCGAGAGCTCCTCTCTATACTTTCCCAAGAGTTAGATGACTTATCGATATCCATACGCCTTAGACTCTTGACACCACCACCCATAAGCATCATCTGGCTCCTTCTGTCGTCTGATCTCTGCTTAAACAAATTCCTACCATTGCCGAACACATTGCAACAGTTCTACGCCTCACACTTAGACCTGACAAGCGATGAGAACTTCTCCGAGGTGTCATATGGCTCCTGGAAGAaggaaaacataaatttgAGCATCGAAGATGATACTAAACCCAAATTGAGACCGATCTTGGGTGCCGGAGCCGGTCTACTGAGACAGGAGCATCCAGATCCAAGCGGCGAGGTCGATTGGAAGCCTAGTCTAACTAAGCGATACGATTTGAACTCGTGGAGACAGGAGGAAAAGGAACCAACTTTTAACCCCAACGTGCCACCACCGAACTATCAAGAGTTTCCGGTTTATCCGGAGAACTATTATTTGCAACAAGGAGATGGGGcatacatacaaaacatgAGTGTTAACGTGCAAACAGAGAAAGTCAATAATGAAGTGCAGAAGTCCGTTGACAATTATGACcctaaatttaatgaaaaacgcTTCGAAGAGACTAACTTTAATGATAAGAGACATGATGACATGCGTTATGAAGAGACTAACTTTAATGATAAACGCAGTGATGATACgaaatttaatgataaacGCGGGGATGATAAGAAGTTTGACGAACGTTCCAAGAATGGATCCAGGCAGAGATTAAATAGGCGAAATAGTGGTGAGATGGAGACGAGGAGGCATGTTAGTGATGTGCCGCGGAGTCATAAATATTGGGACCACGACGACCGCTGTGATAAAGACTATAACAGttag
- the LOC123718501 gene encoding uncharacterized protein LOC123718501 isoform X1 — protein sequence MSSGRGRGYTGRHHLRETKPGEDPEDMNAARTLAELTPRSTAKTTVAMISEVKPDDEVDTSGDEEALQAMLKVDEQFASLLVLLEQFTPGEDGIQFNRKLRHFETSVTELCPDEARLQQAFATFRAAALQSSVTSRKLATVGAAFTRQQRQGMLRASLLNIMQATFTKLEVLERANPLYLINAANLMGDYFAEARLCNGKKVHILAGPLVQYMRSLLASDDIRAHRSLATQLMQNGRELLSILSQELDDLSISIRLRLLTPPPISIIWLLLSSDLCLNKFLPLPNTLQQFYASHLDLTSDENFSEVSYGSWKKENINLSIEDDTKPKLRPILGAGAGLLRQEHPDPSGEVDWKPSLTKRYDLNSWRQEEKEPTFNPNVPPPNYQEFPVYPENYYLQQGDGAYIQNMSVNVQTEKVNNEVQKSVDNYDPKFNEKRFEETNFNDKRHDDMRYEETNFNDKRSDDTKFNDKRGDDKKFDERSKNGSRQRLNRRNSGEMETRRHVSDVPRSHKYWDHDDRCDKDYNS from the exons CTAAAACCACGGTGGCAATGATTTCAGAGGTGAAGCCTGATGATGAAGTGGACACCTCTGGTGATGAAGAGGCTCTACAGGCGATGCTGAAAGTCGATGAGCAGTTTGCATCTTTATTAGTACTG ctAGAACAATTCACGCCAGGTGAAGACGGCATACAGTTTAACAGGAAATTGAGACATTTCGAGACTTCCGTCACGGAGTTGTGTCCGGACGAGGCGAGGTTACA GCAAGCATTCGCGACATTTCGCGCTGCGGCCTTACAAAGTTCAGTGACAAGTAGGAAGTTGGCCACTGTAGGGGCTGCCTTCACAAGACAACAAAGGCAGGGGATGCTAAGGGCATCCTTGCTGAATATTATGCAGGCGACATTTACAA AATTGGAAGTGCTGGAACGTGCGAATCCATTATACTTGATCAACGCTGCGAATCTGATGGGAGATTATTTTGCGG agGCTCGTCTATGCAATGGGAAAAAAGTTCACATCTTAGCTGGTCCGTTGGTTCAATATATGCGGTCTCTACTCGCTTCAGATGACATAAGAGCACATCGGAGTCTTGCTACACAG CTCATGCAAAATGGCCGAGAGCTCCTCTCTATACTTTCCCAAGAGTTAGATGACTTATCGATATCCATACGCCTTAGACTCTTGACACCACCACCCATAAGCATCATCTGGCTCCTTCTGTCGTCTGATCTCTGCTTAAACAAATTCCTACCATTGCCGAACACATTGCAACAGTTCTACGCCTCACACTTAGACCTGACAAGCGATGAGAACTTCTCCGAGGTGTCATATGGCTCCTGGAAGAaggaaaacataaatttgAGCATCGAAGATGATACTAAACCCAAATTGAGACCGATCTTGGGTGCCGGAGCCGGTCTACTGAGACAGGAGCATCCAGATCCAAGCGGCGAGGTCGATTGGAAGCCTAGTCTAACTAAGCGATACGATTTGAACTCGTGGAGACAGGAGGAAAAGGAACCAACTTTTAACCCCAACGTGCCACCACCGAACTATCAAGAGTTTCCGGTTTATCCGGAGAACTATTATTTGCAACAAGGAGATGGGGcatacatacaaaacatgAGTGTTAACGTGCAAACAGAGAAAGTCAATAATGAAGTGCAGAAGTCCGTTGACAATTATGACcctaaatttaatgaaaaacgcTTCGAAGAGACTAACTTTAATGATAAGAGACATGATGACATGCGTTATGAAGAGACTAACTTTAATGATAAACGCAGTGATGATACgaaatttaatgataaacGCGGGGATGATAAGAAGTTTGACGAACGTTCCAAGAATGGATCCAGGCAGAGATTAAATAGGCGAAATAGTGGTGAGATGGAGACGAGGAGGCATGTTAGTGATGTGCCGCGGAGTCATAAATATTGGGACCACGACGACCGCTGTGATAAAGACTATAACAGttag